The sequence ACATAACGGAATAAAGGAATGACGAAGCCCGAAGATACGCACTTTAAGCTCACCGCAAACGGCCGGGTGCTTGCTTTGCAAAAGCCGGTGGTGATGGGCATATTAAACCTCACGCCCGACTCATTTTTCGATGGCGGGCGCTACACCACGGCCGATGCGGCGCTGGCCCAGACCGAGCGCATGGTGGCCGAAGGTGCGGCCATAATTGATCTCGGCGCGGTAAGCACACGCCCCGGCTCCCAGGCACCCGACGAGGCCGAGGAGTGGCGGCGTATTTACGAAGTGTTGCCCCTGCTTCGCCGGCGTTTCCCGCACATCTGGCTTTCGGCCGATACGTACCGGGCTTCGGTGGTGCAGAAAGCTGCTGCTGAGGGCATCGACATGATTAACGATATTTCCGGCGGCGGCATGGATGCGGCGCTGATGCAGGCCGTGGCACAAACCGGGCTGCCCTACATTCTCATGCACATGCAGGGCACACCCGCCACCATGCAGCACGAGCCACACTACAACAATGTGGTGGCCGAAGTGAGCCGGTGGTTCGATGAAAAAATCGCTATACTGCAAGCGCAGGGCATCACGCAACTAGTGCTCGACCCCGGTTTCGGATTTGGCAAAACCGTTGAGCATAATTTCCAGTTGCTGGCCGCACTGCCTCAGTTTGTGCAAAAAGGCTTTCCGCTGCTGGCCGGCATCTCACGCAAGTCGATGCTTACCAAACTCCTGAGCATAAAAAAAGAAGAAGCGCTCAACGCTACCACCGCTGCAAATACGCATGCGCTGCTGGGGGGCGCACACATTTTACGCGTACATGAGGTGAAAGAAGCCGTGCAGGCGATAGAAATTTTTGAAGCGATAAAGAAGTTCAGCTGATTCTGAATTTCAATTTTAACTATTCAAATAATCAAATAACAAAAACGTCCCGGACAATTCTGCCCGGGACGTTTTTATTTATTTGCTGTTTACAGGTTGATATGCAAACCAATGCTGTAATGGTTGAGTGAAGGGCCGGCGTTATCGCGGAATACTTCAGAAAGGGCGTAGTTTGCAAAAAGTGTGTATTCGCCATAACCGATGCGGGCGGTGAGTCCGTAGCGGAAAGGATTGATGTTGAAATCATCTTTCACTTTGCGCTCCTGCGTTTGTCCGTCCATTTCATATTCCTGCTTCAGGCGGTTTTCAAACACATTGTAGCTGAACAAACCGCCGGCGGCTACATGGAAAGAGCGGTGGTGATTGTTGTTGTTTGTATTAAATTCAAGCATGAGCGGCACATTCACATAAAACATTTTCAGTTTGTTTTTGGTGTAGTCGCGTGTTTCAATGGTTGCTGCAACGCGGTTGGTATCGGCAATAAGGCTGGCGTTGTTGCGGAATGCGTAGCTGTTCCATTCCATGCCGAAACCGGTTACCAGATTTACGTTGTTGCGGTAAATGTGAAAATTATGCTGCCAGATGTTCAATGCAAACACATGCGAACGGGCGTAATCGAGTTCAAGGAACTCATAACCGGCAGGCAGACCGAGTGTGCGCTGCGGATTGGCAAAGCCCACCATACCTATATCCAATCCCTCCCAGAAGTGATAATTGTCTGAACGGTCGTAACGGTATGTTTTGGTAGAATCATCGCAGGCCGCAAAAGCGGAAGTTCCGGAAGCAAAAAAGGCGGCAGCGAGAAGCAATTGGCGTACTACTGATTTCATGACTTTATTTATTTAAGTAGTTAGTGTCGGTTTGTTTTGAATGTGACGGGGAGGTTTTGCCATAAGTTACAGCCGGGGGCTAAATTTTTTAGCTTGCATTGCCGTAAGCCTTACTTGACGCATCTTTGCAGTCATGAACAGAAAGCTCACCACCGGGGAGATGGGGCGAAAATCAGTTGATGAATTTCGTCAGGCCGGAAAAACACCATTGATTTTTGTGCTCGATAATGTGCGGAGTGCGCTGAACACAGGTTCTGTGTTTCGTACGGCCGATGCGTTTCTGCTTCATGAACTGGTGTTGTGCGGCTACACGGCCACACCGCCCCACCGCGAATTACAGAAAACCGCGTTGGGCGCTGCCGACACGGTGAGCTGGCGGCATTTTGAGCATACAGCTGATGCTGTGGAACAACTTAAACAGGAAGGCTGGACAGTAGTTGCCGCTGAGCAAACTGCACAAAGCACGGCTCTGGACCAATGGCCGGTAACGCCCGGACAGAAACTTGCCGTTGTATTTGGCAACGAAGTGGAAGGCGTGCAGCAGGATGTAATTAACTGCTGCGCTGGCACGCTCGAAATTCCTCAGCACGGGGCCAAGCATTCGCTCAATATTTCTGTTTGTGCGGGAATAATGGCATGGGAACTCAGCCGAAAACTGAATACGCAGTAATTTACACATAAAGCCCCGGCAAAAGCGCGAAGCAGGCTATTGCGAGTTATGCATCCGATTGTGCAGTATGCTTTGCAAACGGGGAGTGGCAGCAGGTGGGGGTGGTGTTTGCTTTTTGGCCGGCACAGAATCACTGCCTGCTTTTGCAGCAGCGCGCAATGAATCACGGCGTGCGGCCTCACGTTCGGCTGTTTGGCGGCGCTCTTCGGCGCGGCGAAGGGCGTAATACTCGTTATACATCTTTTGCAAATCGCCGTTTACTTTGGCGGTGTATTCTTTATCGTAATCAAAATCCTTGCTCAGCGGCCGGTAACGGATGCGCGAAATCGGTTTGCTCAGCACCGATACATCCAGCTTTTCAATCTTCTCGAAAATATCAATATTAAAGGTAAACGTAAATACTTTCCGGTCTTCGGCAGGTACATACGTTTCCACGCGAATTAGTTTTTTCACATAGCCCGGTTTGGAAATGGAAATGGTAAACGAGCGGCCAAGCGGAAGTTTAAACGCCAAACGCCCCTTGCTGTCTGAAAACCCTTCGATGCAAACCTTGTTTTGCTGGTTTATTACTTGTACAACAGCACTATCAAGTACCTGTTTTTCGTCGTCGCGCTGTTCGCCTTTCCACTCCATAATTTTTCCGCGCAGTTCGAGATAATATTCCGCATCACCCAGTAAGGTGTCGGGCAATAAATTTGCTTTTGCATGAAGCCGGGTGGTGCTTACGAGCGCGCATAGCATTAGCAACGGCAATAGCCGCTGTAAGTTGCTGAGGGGCAGTTTTTTCATGGGTCGGTTCCTTATTGCAAATATACCAGCCATGGTTATGGTTTTAACACTGATCATAGGTATTCAGTGAAAACCAAATTGATGCCCAAAATTAAATAATTGATAATCAGCAATTTAATTAGTCGTCTCAATGTCTGATTTTCCCGATTTCGGAAAGCTGTCTATTTTCTGGCCAGCCAGTTTTCAAATTCGGTGAGCGATTTAGCGTTGAGGCAATGTTCGGCGGAGAGCATGCCTTTGCGGGCGGCTGCCACGCCCCACTGCACATCGCGCAGGCCGTCTGTGGCGTGTGCATCGGGGTTGATGCTGATAAGTACATTTTTTTCGAGGCAATACGGAATCCAGCGCCAGTCGATATCGAGGCGCCAGGGATGTGCATTGAGTTCGATGGCTACGCCGTTTGCAGCACAGGCGTCGATTACCATTTCGTGGTCTATCGGGTAGCCCTCGCGCGAGAGCAGGAGGCGGCCAGTGGGGTGGCCGAGAATGCGGGTGTATGGGTTTTCGATGGCTTTGAGCAGGCGGCGTGTGGCTTTTTCCTTATCCATTTTCAGGCCGCTGTGTACCGAGGCCACAATGAAATCGAACTGTTTCAGCAGGTCATTATCGTAGTCGAGGCTGCCATCGTGCAGAATATCGGACTCAATGCCTTTGAAAATTTTAAAGCTTCCGTTGTATTGTGCATTGAGGCTGTCTATTTCGGCAAACTGTTCAAGCACGCGTTCGGGCTTCAGGCCTTGCGCATAGAAAGCCGATTGCGAATGGTCGCAGCAGCCGTAGTAGCTGAAGCCGAGTTGCTGAGCGGCTTTTGCCATTTCGGCCAGTGTGTGTACGCCATCGCTGTAGGTGCTGTGGTTGTGCAGGTTTCCGCGCAGGTCGGCTACGGTAATGAGCGTGGGTAGTTTGCCGGCCGCCGCCAGCGCCAGTTCGCCGCGTCCTTCGCGGAGTTCGGGGGCAATTTCGGGCAGGCTGAGCGCGGTAAAGATTTCGGCTTCAGTAGTGGCTGCGGGCGGTATGTGCAGCTGTTGCCGTTCGAGCTGCAGCAGAAAATCGGGTGCGGCAGTGGTGCGGAAAAGCACGGCTGCAAATTCTTCCGCTTTACAGATGTGCACCGTAACCGGCAGCTGAAGAGTGTTAGTGGTGAGTTCGTAATTCACGGGCGCATCGGTTTGCGCCACCAGTTCAATGCTGTCAATCACTTCCACGCAGCGGCGCACGGCACCTGTAATTTCCACGCGGGCAATGCCTGAACTGAGCAGTGTGTTTTTTACGGCTTCGGCTACAGGCAGGGCAGAGGCGTAGTGAAATTTGCCCCTGCTGCTGAGCTTGAACTCAATGGCTTTTTTTACCTGCTCCTGTGTTTTGGCACCGAAGCCCTTGAGGTCAGTCAGCCGGTTTTCGAGGCAGGCGTACAAAAGCTCACCCGGCGATTCGGCACCGAGTTCGTGCCAGAGCTGCGCCACTTTCTTGGGGCCTATGCCTTTAATATCGAGCATTTCCACCACACCCGGCGGCGTTTTCTCAAGCAGTGCCGCAAGCTCGGCCGTAGTACCGGTGTGCTGAAGCTCCACAATTTTTGCCGCAATGCTTTTGCCGATACCTTTAATCGCCTCCAGCTCTTCAAGCGATTTTCCGCTCAGCTCCATATTGGTTTTATCAAGCGT comes from Bacteroidota bacterium and encodes:
- a CDS encoding PHP domain-containing protein, which produces MTTEAIAEALKLTAQLQELHGENPFKVKALSSAAYTLDKTNMELSGKSLEELEAIKGIGKSIAAKIVELQHTGTTAELAALLEKTPPGVVEMLDIKGIGPKKVAQLWHELGAESPGELLYACLENRLTDLKGFGAKTQEQVKKAIEFKLSSRGKFHYASALPVAEAVKNTLLSSGIARVEITGAVRRCVEVIDSIELVAQTDAPVNYELTTNTLQLPVTVHICKAEEFAAVLFRTTAAPDFLLQLERQQLHIPPAATTEAEIFTALSLPEIAPELREGRGELALAAAGKLPTLITVADLRGNLHNHSTYSDGVHTLAEMAKAAQQLGFSYYGCCDHSQSAFYAQGLKPERVLEQFAEIDSLNAQYNGSFKIFKGIESDILHDGSLDYDNDLLKQFDFIVASVHSGLKMDKEKATRRLLKAIENPYTRILGHPTGRLLLSREGYPIDHEMVIDACAANGVAIELNAHPWRLDIDWRWIPYCLEKNVLISINPDAHATDGLRDVQWGVAAARKGMLSAEHCLNAKSLTEFENWLARK
- a CDS encoding RNA methyltransferase; protein product: MNRKLTTGEMGRKSVDEFRQAGKTPLIFVLDNVRSALNTGSVFRTADAFLLHELVLCGYTATPPHRELQKTALGAADTVSWRHFEHTADAVEQLKQEGWTVVAAEQTAQSTALDQWPVTPGQKLAVVFGNEVEGVQQDVINCCAGTLEIPQHGAKHSLNISVCAGIMAWELSRKLNTQ
- a CDS encoding carboxypeptidase regulatory-like domain-containing protein, yielding MKKLPLSNLQRLLPLLMLCALVSTTRLHAKANLLPDTLLGDAEYYLELRGKIMEWKGEQRDDEKQVLDSAVVQVINQQNKVCIEGFSDSKGRLAFKLPLGRSFTISISKPGYVKKLIRVETYVPAEDRKVFTFTFNIDIFEKIEKLDVSVLSKPISRIRYRPLSKDFDYDKEYTAKVNGDLQKMYNEYYALRRAEERRQTAEREAARRDSLRAAAKAGSDSVPAKKQTPPPPAATPRLQSILHNRMHNSQ
- a CDS encoding outer membrane beta-barrel protein; its protein translation is MKSVVRQLLLAAAFFASGTSAFAACDDSTKTYRYDRSDNYHFWEGLDIGMVGFANPQRTLGLPAGYEFLELDYARSHVFALNIWQHNFHIYRNNVNLVTGFGMEWNSYAFRNNASLIADTNRVAATIETRDYTKNKLKMFYVNVPLMLEFNTNNNNHHRSFHVAAGGLFSYNVFENRLKQEYEMDGQTQERKVKDDFNINPFRYGLTARIGYGEYTLFANYALSEVFRDNAGPSLNHYSIGLHINL
- the folP gene encoding dihydropteroate synthase, with the protein product MTKPEDTHFKLTANGRVLALQKPVVMGILNLTPDSFFDGGRYTTADAALAQTERMVAEGAAIIDLGAVSTRPGSQAPDEAEEWRRIYEVLPLLRRRFPHIWLSADTYRASVVQKAAAEGIDMINDISGGGMDAALMQAVAQTGLPYILMHMQGTPATMQHEPHYNNVVAEVSRWFDEKIAILQAQGITQLVLDPGFGFGKTVEHNFQLLAALPQFVQKGFPLLAGISRKSMLTKLLSIKKEEALNATTAANTHALLGGAHILRVHEVKEAVQAIEIFEAIKKFS